A portion of the Deinococcus peraridilitoris DSM 19664 genome contains these proteins:
- a CDS encoding ABC transporter ATP-binding protein, producing MTRASQSKTGEPGVTGPSGRRLSTTRLMRGLFSYRPLLFFVNLCLWAVFHTLPLGFGYFAKLIFDRLGEGAFSLAWLALLGFGLVRLARFGVFTVAFRTWISLWYMLDALVRRNLLGYLLTAKGSRRLPDTPAEAVSRFRDDVESVAEYTEYFVDATGILLYAVIAITLMARIDPLVTLVVCAPLVLMVLLVRQLSPTIRAYRRRSREATARVTDFVGEAFGAVGTVKLSAREGQMVAHLHKLGETRRHAALRDVLLTELIRSVNSGMVNVGIGFVLLLSAAKFRDGTFTVGDFALFAAYLPRLAHSMTFLGGMFAQHRRTGVSFERMTRLLQDAEPETIVAPHDLHLRGDLPEAPRPPAREELHELRVEQLGAQFENGRGVQDVSFTVRRGQFVVITGRIGSGKTTLLRALLGLIPAQGRVLWNGREVEDRASFFVPPRSAYTGQLPQLFSETLRENVLQGARPEQLERALDQSVLRSDVDSFERGLDTTVGARGVKLSGGQVSRAAAARMFAREAELLVFDDLSSALDAETERQLWENVFGQREDGVQVTCLVVSHRRSALLRADHIVVLEGGRAVDQGRLGELLARSPEMRALWDEEPQS from the coding sequence ATGACCCGGGCCAGCCAAAGCAAGACAGGCGAGCCGGGCGTGACCGGACCGAGTGGCCGCCGCCTTTCGACCACGCGCCTGATGCGCGGGCTGTTTTCATACCGGCCGCTGCTGTTTTTCGTGAACCTCTGCCTGTGGGCGGTGTTTCACACCCTGCCGCTTGGTTTTGGTTACTTTGCCAAGCTGATCTTCGACCGCCTGGGCGAGGGGGCCTTCTCGCTCGCCTGGCTGGCCCTGCTGGGCTTTGGATTGGTACGCCTGGCGCGCTTCGGGGTGTTCACGGTGGCCTTTCGCACCTGGATCAGCTTGTGGTACATGCTTGACGCCCTGGTGCGGCGCAACCTGCTGGGCTACCTGCTGACCGCGAAGGGTTCGCGCCGCCTGCCCGACACGCCCGCCGAAGCGGTCAGCCGCTTTCGTGACGATGTCGAGTCGGTGGCCGAATACACCGAGTATTTCGTGGACGCCACGGGCATTTTGCTGTACGCGGTCATCGCCATCACCCTGATGGCCCGGATCGACCCGCTGGTCACGCTGGTGGTCTGTGCGCCCCTGGTGCTGATGGTGCTGCTGGTGCGCCAGCTGAGCCCCACCATCCGCGCCTACCGGCGCCGTTCGCGCGAAGCGACCGCCCGCGTGACTGATTTTGTGGGAGAAGCCTTCGGGGCGGTGGGCACCGTCAAGCTCTCGGCGCGCGAAGGGCAGATGGTGGCGCACCTGCACAAGCTGGGTGAAACGCGCCGCCACGCCGCACTGCGCGACGTGCTGCTCACCGAGCTGATCCGTTCGGTCAACAGCGGCATGGTGAACGTCGGCATCGGTTTCGTGCTGCTGCTCTCGGCAGCCAAATTCCGCGACGGGACCTTCACGGTGGGTGATTTTGCGCTGTTCGCGGCCTATCTGCCGCGTCTGGCGCACAGCATGACCTTTCTGGGCGGCATGTTCGCGCAGCACCGCCGCACCGGGGTCAGCTTCGAGCGCATGACCCGCCTGCTGCAGGACGCCGAGCCTGAAACCATCGTGGCGCCTCATGACCTGCACCTGCGGGGCGATCTTCCCGAGGCGCCCCGGCCCCCGGCGCGAGAAGAGCTGCACGAACTGCGCGTGGAGCAGCTGGGCGCGCAGTTCGAAAACGGCCGGGGTGTGCAGGACGTCAGCTTCACGGTGCGGCGCGGACAGTTCGTGGTGATCACCGGCCGCATCGGCAGCGGCAAAACAACCCTGCTGCGCGCCCTGCTGGGCCTGATTCCCGCTCAGGGGCGGGTACTGTGGAACGGCCGCGAGGTCGAGGACCGCGCCAGCTTCTTCGTGCCGCCGCGCAGCGCCTACACCGGGCAGTTGCCGCAGCTCTTCTCGGAAACACTGCGCGAGAACGTCTTGCAGGGAGCGCGTCCCGAGCAGCTGGAACGCGCACTGGACCAGTCGGTGCTGCGATCCGACGTGGACAGCTTCGAGCGTGGCCTGGACACCACGGTCGGTGCGCGCGGTGTCAAGCTCTCGGGCGGGCAGGTGAGCCGCGCCGCTGCGGCCCGGATGTTCGCGCGTGAAGCGGAACTGCTGGTCTTTGACGACCTGTCAAGCGCGCTGGACGCAGAAACCGAGCGTCAGCTGTGGGAAAACGTGTTCGGGCAGCGCGAAGACGGTGTGCAGGTGACCTGTCTGGTCGTGTCGCATCGGCGTTCGGCATTGCTGCGTGCCGACCATATCGTGGTGCTCGAAGGTGGGCGCGCAGTGGACCAAGGGAGGCTGGGAGAGCTGCTGGCGCGCAGTCCCGAGATGCGCGCACTGTGGGACGAAGAGCCGCAGTCCTGA
- a CDS encoding LLM class flavin-dependent oxidoreductase, translating to MPSPAQPFELGLYTFAERTPDPFSGGLISAEERLRNLLEEIELADQVGLDVFGLGEHHRPDFVVSAPAVVLAAAAVRTKTIRLTSAVTVLSSDDPVRVFQEFATLDLLSGGRAEIMAGRGSFIESFPLFGYDLHDYDTLFAEKLELLLALRAGERVRWSGRHRAALENQGVYPRPLQNPLPVWVAVGGTPESAVRAGTLGLPMAIAIIGGLSERFAPLAQLHRDAARRAGHAPPPISINSHGYIAPTSQQAADEAYPYHAGMMNAIGRERGWAPFSRAQFDASRTLRGALVAGDPQEVAEKIVFQHEIFGHQRFLLQLTVGTMPHAQILRAIELYATRVAPVVRQEIGRRTSQDTPLQNTASQDAEAQKTAADSGEARP from the coding sequence ATGCCAAGCCCTGCCCAACCCTTCGAACTCGGCCTCTACACCTTTGCCGAGCGCACCCCCGACCCTTTTTCGGGCGGGCTGATCAGCGCCGAGGAGCGACTGCGAAACCTGCTGGAGGAAATCGAGCTGGCCGATCAGGTGGGCCTCGACGTGTTCGGGCTGGGCGAGCACCACCGCCCGGACTTCGTGGTCTCGGCGCCTGCCGTGGTGCTGGCCGCCGCGGCGGTGCGCACCAAAACCATCCGCCTCACGAGCGCCGTCACGGTGCTCAGCTCCGACGATCCCGTGCGGGTCTTTCAGGAGTTCGCCACCCTCGACCTGCTGTCGGGCGGGCGCGCCGAGATCATGGCGGGCCGGGGATCGTTCATCGAGTCCTTTCCGCTGTTCGGGTATGACCTACACGATTACGACACGCTGTTTGCCGAGAAACTCGAACTGCTGCTGGCACTGCGTGCCGGGGAGCGCGTGCGCTGGTCCGGCCGTCACCGCGCGGCTTTGGAGAACCAGGGCGTCTATCCGCGCCCGCTGCAAAATCCGCTGCCGGTGTGGGTCGCGGTGGGCGGCACGCCCGAGTCCGCCGTGCGCGCGGGCACCCTGGGGCTGCCGATGGCCATCGCCATCATCGGTGGCCTCTCCGAGCGTTTCGCGCCGCTCGCACAGTTGCACCGCGACGCGGCGAGGCGGGCCGGGCACGCTCCCCCACCCATCAGCATCAATTCACACGGCTATATCGCGCCGACCTCGCAGCAGGCCGCCGACGAGGCTTACCCGTACCATGCGGGCATGATGAACGCCATAGGCCGCGAGCGCGGCTGGGCGCCCTTTTCCCGCGCGCAGTTCGACGCCTCGCGCACCCTGCGCGGCGCCCTTGTCGCGGGCGATCCCCAGGAGGTCGCCGAGAAAATCGTGTTTCAGCACGAAATCTTCGGGCACCAGCGCTTTTTGCTGCAGCTGACGGTCGGCACCATGCCTCACGCCCAGATTCTGCGGGCCATCGAGCTCTACGCCACCCGGGTGGCGCCGGTCGTGCGCCAGGAGATCGGGCGCCGCACCTCGCAGGACACCCCCTTACAGAACACCGCTTCGCAGGACGCAGAGGCACAGAAGACGGCGGCAGACAGCGGCGAAGCGCGCCCATGA
- a CDS encoding lipase family protein, translated as MRRPLLMLSALTASLLMTAQAATPRTLTGAKASGTYTPAAITQAGQALYSRNAPPAPRYSVARYDLTLRSTDEKGKPLTVRAQIFVPQVPKGTKLPVYVLGPGTTGLADACSVFNERPEVASWGWYQGHMLSYAAQGFIGVMTDYAYFNDKDRLQPYFVSASEARIMLDAARAAYQFFEGAGKSLSARPQDAVFFSGYSQGGHSSFAAADLARRYAPDVPVTGVAVFGATTNVETLWRENAAFAPYAVAAYEAYYGKNQADARQILLPKVYNGLNTNARSRCIADLYSMYSKRPEDVFQPEFVRALRDGTLAQKYPTWAKVLRTNNAGMNKAGASIPAFVAQGSTDDIVTEAAQRAFVGEQCKLGRAVTYKTYRGINHYQTRQVALNDALEWMKNVADRKPVSLYCGS; from the coding sequence ATGCGACGTCCCTTGTTGATGCTCAGCGCACTGACCGCTTCATTGTTGATGACTGCCCAGGCCGCAACGCCCCGCACCCTGACCGGCGCCAAAGCCTCGGGCACCTACACGCCCGCCGCCATCACGCAGGCCGGGCAGGCCCTGTATTCGCGCAACGCACCGCCCGCACCACGCTACAGCGTCGCGCGCTACGACCTGACCCTGCGCTCCACCGACGAGAAGGGAAAACCCCTGACCGTGCGGGCGCAGATCTTCGTGCCGCAGGTGCCCAAGGGCACCAAGCTGCCGGTGTACGTCCTGGGACCCGGCACCACCGGCCTCGCGGACGCCTGCTCGGTGTTCAACGAACGCCCCGAGGTGGCGTCGTGGGGCTGGTACCAGGGGCACATGCTGTCCTACGCCGCGCAGGGCTTCATCGGGGTGATGACCGATTACGCCTACTTCAATGACAAGGACCGCCTGCAGCCGTACTTCGTGTCGGCCAGCGAGGCGCGCATCATGCTGGACGCCGCGCGCGCCGCCTACCAGTTTTTCGAGGGCGCCGGAAAGAGCCTCAGCGCCCGTCCGCAGGACGCGGTGTTCTTCTCGGGGTACTCGCAGGGAGGCCACTCGAGTTTCGCCGCCGCCGACCTCGCGCGTCGTTATGCCCCTGATGTGCCGGTCACGGGCGTGGCCGTCTTCGGCGCGACCACCAACGTCGAAACGCTCTGGCGTGAGAATGCTGCCTTCGCGCCGTACGCGGTCGCGGCCTACGAAGCGTACTACGGCAAGAATCAGGCCGATGCCCGGCAGATTCTGCTGCCCAAGGTGTACAACGGGCTCAACACCAACGCCCGCAGCCGCTGCATCGCCGATCTCTACAGCATGTACAGCAAGCGCCCCGAGGACGTCTTCCAGCCGGAGTTCGTCCGTGCACTGCGAGACGGCACCCTGGCACAGAAATACCCGACCTGGGCCAAGGTGCTGCGGACCAACAACGCCGGCATGAACAAGGCAGGCGCGAGCATTCCGGCTTTCGTGGCGCAGGGCAGCACCGACGACATCGTCACCGAGGCGGCGCAACGGGCCTTTGTGGGCGAGCAGTGCAAGCTGGGTCGGGCGGTGACCTACAAGACCTACCGCGGGATCAACCACTACCAGACCCGTCAGGTGGCGCTGAACGACGCGCTGGAATGGATGAAAAATGTCGCGGACCGCAAGCCCGTCAGCCTGTACTGCGGCAGCTGA
- a CDS encoding response regulator transcription factor, which produces MLAQLLLVEDDPHLGPLLRDYLSADYQVHHSPTIRDAQGWLGTHSAQLILLDLNLPDGDGLDLVSALRQYSSTPVLILSARSAVQERVSGLNAGADDYLTKPFAMPELDARISALLRRTAAGGGVSLGNTSLSTSSLTLQAGEENATLTEHEARILELMMRTPDRVFSRADIESHLYGWETPNSNSVEVRISQLRKKLEQVGSDLRIRTIRNVGYVLQS; this is translated from the coding sequence GTGTTAGCTCAACTGCTCTTGGTCGAGGACGATCCCCATCTGGGGCCGCTGCTGCGCGATTACCTTTCGGCGGATTATCAGGTGCACCATTCGCCCACCATTCGTGACGCGCAAGGCTGGCTGGGTACCCACAGCGCACAGCTGATCCTGCTCGACCTCAATCTGCCGGATGGTGACGGTCTGGACCTCGTGAGCGCCCTGCGTCAGTACTCCAGCACCCCGGTGCTGATTCTCTCGGCGCGCAGCGCGGTACAGGAGCGTGTCTCGGGCCTCAACGCCGGCGCGGACGATTACCTGACCAAACCGTTCGCGATGCCCGAACTCGACGCGCGCATCAGCGCCCTGCTGCGTCGCACGGCCGCCGGAGGAGGCGTTTCGCTGGGCAACACCAGCCTGTCCACCTCGTCGCTCACCCTGCAGGCCGGCGAGGAAAATGCGACTTTGACCGAGCACGAAGCGCGCATTCTTGAACTGATGATGCGCACGCCGGACCGGGTCTTTTCGCGTGCAGACATCGAGTCGCACCTGTATGGTTGGGAAACCCCCAACAGCAACTCGGTCGAGGTACGCATCTCGCAGCTGCGCAAGAAACTCGAGCAGGTAGGCTCGGACCTGCGCATTCGGACCATTCGCAACGTCGGCTACGTGCTGCAGTCCTGA
- a CDS encoding HAMP domain-containing sensor histidine kinase: MTLRFRLALVYTIIAFVLIATAGSLGVFLFTRALDGQFNSRLIDQAEYVAALVLPNPDVQPGEFRPSGGALIMVFDSTGREVTRSQSLGDLDPLIIDGHQELANGIGVRGLVQPIEMPGVSGLNVWIALPDDSLEKAKASAWQFLIAALAVAPALMLLVGWFVGRYFLRGLASAARVAERLDPSSGSIPLPERQDEVYRLLEAINRLLGRIETQKQSEKALLGQIVHELGAPLTVLKAYLASASTRTGDQEVRRAQLVAEEMTFTTQDLMQLARGQMDLTLALHYLSAASLRERLDRLVPDVVYSGDWNVMVLCDPDRLVQAVRNLLANARRAVGPDGHVELYLHEEAGEVRFHVRDDGPGLPEGLGESIFDPFVSGSGSSGLGLSVSRQIAQLHGGTLGGGNRPEGGAEFVLVIPSASTLDDEDPEVPQDQQAHEPQDRVAWQG, from the coding sequence ATGACCCTGCGTTTTCGTCTGGCGCTGGTGTACACCATCATCGCCTTTGTGCTGATCGCCACGGCCGGCAGCCTGGGTGTGTTTCTGTTCACCCGGGCGCTCGACGGACAGTTCAACAGCCGCTTGATCGATCAGGCCGAGTATGTGGCAGCGCTGGTACTGCCCAACCCCGACGTGCAGCCCGGTGAGTTCCGGCCTTCCGGAGGCGCCCTGATCATGGTCTTTGACAGCACCGGGCGGGAAGTGACCCGCTCGCAAAGTCTCGGCGACCTCGATCCACTGATCATCGACGGCCACCAGGAACTGGCCAACGGCATCGGCGTGCGCGGCCTGGTGCAGCCCATCGAGATGCCCGGTGTCAGCGGGCTCAACGTGTGGATCGCCCTGCCCGACGACAGCCTGGAGAAAGCCAAGGCCAGCGCCTGGCAGTTTCTGATCGCGGCCCTGGCCGTGGCGCCGGCTCTGATGTTGCTGGTGGGCTGGTTCGTGGGCCGCTATTTCCTGCGTGGCCTGGCGTCGGCAGCGCGGGTGGCTGAGCGCCTCGACCCCAGTTCGGGCAGCATTCCCCTGCCCGAACGGCAAGACGAAGTCTACCGATTGCTGGAAGCGATCAACCGGCTGCTGGGCCGCATCGAGACGCAAAAGCAAAGTGAAAAGGCCCTGCTGGGTCAGATCGTGCACGAACTCGGCGCGCCCCTGACCGTGCTCAAGGCCTACCTGGCCAGCGCCAGCACCCGCACGGGTGACCAGGAGGTGCGACGCGCCCAACTGGTGGCCGAGGAGATGACCTTCACGACCCAGGACCTGATGCAGCTCGCGCGCGGCCAGATGGACCTGACGCTGGCCCTGCACTACCTGAGCGCGGCCTCGCTGCGCGAGCGGCTTGACCGGTTGGTGCCGGACGTCGTGTACAGCGGTGACTGGAACGTGATGGTGCTGTGCGACCCCGACCGCCTGGTGCAGGCCGTGCGAAACCTGCTCGCCAACGCGCGGCGGGCGGTCGGCCCGGACGGTCACGTGGAGCTGTATCTGCACGAGGAAGCGGGCGAGGTGCGCTTTCACGTGCGTGACGATGGGCCTGGCCTGCCCGAGGGCCTGGGAGAAAGCATTTTCGATCCGTTCGTCTCGGGCAGTGGCAGCAGCGGTCTTGGCCTCAGTGTCTCGCGGCAGATCGCGCAATTGCATGGCGGCACCCTCGGCGGCGGCAACCGGCCAGAGGGCGGTGCGGAGTTTGTGCTGGTCATTCCCAGTGCCAGCACGCTCGATGACGAAGACCCGGAAGTGCCACAAGACCAGCAGGCACACGAGCCGCAGGACCGGGTCGCCTGGCAGGGCTGA
- a CDS encoding ABC transporter ATP-binding protein, with amino-acid sequence MSSSRSALGVLVRYVGPQWKRATLLAALLLSSIGLQLLTPQILRAFLDSAQSQGALSTLVRFAAVYLAAATAVQFLTAGATYVGADVGWTATNRLRADLMRHLMSLDMSYHKERTPGEMIERIDGDVTALSNFFSQFSVRVFGALLLLFGALTVFWFEDARVGLVVTLFAAFTLFVLLRVRRVGVEPTRQEREASAKLYGYIEERLTGLDDLRALGAGGHALRGFLAVQRDFFWKSRRAWIARSTVWQLSFILFALGYVGVLAMALGLYAAGAITIGTAYLYYQYMTLIEDPIDQLTQQLQELQKAGASLIRIGELLQLRPALQEGTLELPSGPLELQFDRVSFAYGEAPVLSDVSFTLGVGRRVGLLGRTGSGKTTLTRLVSRLYDPTAGAVRLAGLDTWELRTESLRSRVAVVTQDVQLFQASVRDNLTLFDDRVDDALVEAALREVGLGDWLAGQPDGVHTRLQAGSLSAGEAQLLAFARVLLSDPGLIILDEPSSRLDPATEALLTQAMERLLAGRTAIVIAHRLDTIARADDILVMGDGRVLEFAPREELAHDPHSRYSALLRAGRLDLEEDEAPQADQATGVLS; translated from the coding sequence ATGTCATCTTCCCGATCTGCGCTGGGCGTGCTGGTGCGTTATGTGGGCCCGCAGTGGAAACGGGCGACGCTCCTGGCCGCGCTGCTGCTGAGTTCCATCGGCCTGCAGCTGCTCACCCCGCAGATTCTGCGCGCCTTTCTCGACAGCGCCCAAAGTCAGGGCGCGCTGTCCACGCTGGTGCGCTTCGCGGCCGTGTATCTGGCTGCGGCGACGGCGGTGCAGTTTCTGACGGCGGGCGCGACGTATGTGGGCGCCGACGTCGGCTGGACCGCCACTAACCGCCTGCGCGCCGACCTGATGCGCCACCTGATGTCCCTCGACATGAGCTACCACAAGGAGCGCACCCCCGGCGAGATGATCGAGCGCATCGACGGTGACGTGACGGCGCTCAGCAACTTCTTTTCGCAGTTCTCGGTGCGGGTGTTCGGGGCGCTGCTGCTGCTGTTCGGGGCCCTCACGGTGTTCTGGTTCGAGGATGCGCGCGTCGGCCTGGTCGTGACGCTGTTCGCCGCCTTCACGCTGTTCGTGCTGCTGCGCGTGCGGCGGGTGGGCGTGGAACCCACCCGGCAGGAACGCGAGGCGAGCGCCAAGCTGTACGGCTACATCGAGGAGCGCCTGACTGGTCTCGACGACCTGCGCGCGCTGGGCGCCGGAGGGCACGCCCTCAGGGGCTTTCTGGCCGTGCAGCGCGATTTCTTCTGGAAGTCCCGCCGGGCCTGGATCGCGCGCTCCACGGTGTGGCAGCTCTCGTTCATCCTGTTCGCGCTGGGCTACGTCGGTGTGCTCGCCATGGCCCTGGGGCTCTACGCGGCGGGCGCCATCACCATCGGCACCGCCTACCTCTACTACCAGTACATGACCCTGATCGAAGATCCCATCGACCAGCTCACCCAGCAGCTGCAGGAACTGCAAAAGGCCGGGGCCAGCCTGATTCGCATCGGGGAACTGTTGCAGCTGCGCCCGGCCCTGCAGGAGGGAACGTTGGAACTGCCCTCCGGTCCCCTTGAACTGCAGTTTGACCGGGTGTCCTTCGCCTACGGTGAGGCGCCGGTTCTTTCGGACGTGTCCTTCACCCTGGGCGTGGGGCGCCGGGTGGGCTTGCTGGGCCGTACCGGCAGCGGCAAAACCACCCTCACCCGGCTGGTGTCCCGGCTGTACGACCCGACTGCGGGCGCCGTGCGGCTGGCGGGACTCGATACCTGGGAGCTGCGCACGGAGTCGCTGCGCAGCCGGGTGGCGGTCGTGACCCAGGACGTGCAGCTGTTTCAAGCCTCGGTGCGCGACAACCTGACCCTCTTCGATGACCGCGTTGACGACGCCCTTGTCGAGGCGGCCCTGCGTGAGGTGGGCCTGGGCGACTGGCTTGCGGGTCAGCCGGACGGCGTGCACACCCGGCTGCAGGCCGGCAGTTTGTCGGCGGGCGAGGCGCAGCTGCTCGCCTTTGCGCGGGTGCTGCTGAGCGATCCGGGCCTGATCATTCTCGACGAGCCCTCTTCCCGCCTCGATCCCGCCACCGAGGCCCTGCTGACCCAGGCGATGGAACGGCTGCTGGCCGGGCGCACGGCCATCGTGATCGCGCACCGCCTGGACACGATCGCGCGCGCCGACGACATCCTGGTGATGGGCGACGGGCGCGTGCTGGAGTTCGCTCCGCGTGAGGAACTGGCGCACGATCCCCACTCGCGCTACAGCGCGCTGCTGCGTGCAGGACGGCTCGACCTCGAAGAGGATGAGGCCCCACAAGCAGACCAAGCGACAGGGGTGCTGTCATGA
- a CDS encoding SLC13 family permease has translation MSEDVTRDPTPGPERPGSVRWLPLLLGPLLALLTSVIPAPGDLPESAWRLVGLTLWMVTWWLSEAVPLAATALLPIPFMPLLGINEAGPTTASYADPLIFLFLGGFLIAAAMRRWNLHTRIAMNIVRRIGTSPAGIIGGFMLATAFLSMWISNTATAVMMFAVGVSLIEYLRGSGLPAAQLRGFGVALMLGIAYSASIGGVGTLIGTPPNALLAAYAGRELGVAIDMSRWMLLGVPFVILMLAFTWFWLTRVVGRVNELRLEGAASVVDTELAKLGALRGGERGVLVIFVLTALAWIFRPQLAELTGLTLSDTAIGLIAVSLLFVLSSGGRRLLTWRDAESIPWGVLLLFGGGLALASAFGATGLAQAIGGAVSGLSGINVWLLVLLVTTMIVFLTELTSNTATAATFLPIMGAVAGGLGENALLLAIPVAIATSAAFMMPVATPPNAIVFAYEDLKIRDMVRAGFVLNIASITVIVALLALLAGPVFGIEPGVPLAPRSSGQ, from the coding sequence GTGAGTGAAGACGTGACCCGCGACCCGACACCGGGCCCCGAACGCCCGGGGAGCGTGCGCTGGCTTCCTTTGCTGCTCGGGCCGCTGCTGGCCTTGCTCACGTCGGTGATTCCCGCGCCGGGAGACTTGCCGGAAAGTGCCTGGCGGCTGGTCGGGCTGACCTTGTGGATGGTGACATGGTGGCTCAGCGAGGCCGTGCCGCTGGCCGCCACTGCGCTGCTGCCCATTCCTTTTATGCCACTGCTGGGCATCAACGAGGCCGGGCCCACCACCGCCAGCTACGCCGACCCGCTGATCTTTCTGTTTCTGGGTGGCTTTCTGATTGCGGCGGCCATGCGCCGCTGGAATCTGCACACCCGCATCGCGATGAACATCGTGCGGCGCATCGGGACGAGCCCCGCGGGCATCATTGGTGGCTTCATGCTCGCCACGGCCTTTCTGTCGATGTGGATTTCCAATACCGCGACCGCCGTCATGATGTTCGCGGTCGGCGTGAGCCTGATCGAGTACCTGCGCGGCAGCGGCCTGCCGGCGGCGCAGCTGCGCGGTTTCGGGGTGGCCCTGATGCTGGGCATCGCCTACAGCGCCAGCATCGGCGGCGTCGGGACCTTGATCGGCACGCCCCCCAACGCGTTGCTGGCCGCCTACGCCGGGCGCGAACTGGGCGTGGCCATCGACATGAGCCGCTGGATGCTGCTGGGCGTGCCCTTTGTGATCCTGATGCTGGCCTTCACCTGGTTCTGGCTGACCCGCGTGGTGGGGCGCGTGAACGAACTGCGCCTGGAAGGCGCGGCGAGCGTGGTGGACACCGAGCTGGCCAAGCTGGGCGCCCTGCGCGGGGGCGAGCGCGGCGTGCTGGTTATCTTCGTGCTGACCGCCCTGGCCTGGATCTTCCGTCCGCAGCTTGCCGAGCTGACCGGCCTTACCCTGAGCGACACGGCCATCGGGCTGATCGCGGTGTCGCTGCTGTTCGTGCTGTCCTCGGGCGGGCGGCGCCTGCTCACCTGGCGCGACGCCGAGTCGATTCCCTGGGGTGTGCTGCTGCTGTTCGGTGGCGGGCTGGCGCTGGCGTCCGCTTTCGGAGCGACCGGCCTCGCGCAGGCCATCGGTGGGGCGGTGAGCGGTTTGTCGGGCATCAACGTGTGGCTGCTGGTGCTGCTCGTCACGACCATGATCGTGTTTCTGACCGAACTCACCAGCAACACCGCCACGGCGGCGACCTTTCTGCCCATCATGGGCGCGGTCGCCGGGGGTCTGGGCGAGAACGCGCTGCTGCTCGCCATTCCGGTGGCTATCGCGACCTCGGCGGCCTTCATGATGCCGGTGGCGACGCCGCCGAACGCCATCGTCTTTGCCTACGAGGACCTCAAGATCCGTGACATGGTGCGGGCGGGCTTTGTGCTCAACATCGCCTCGATCACGGTGATCGTCGCTTTGCTGGCGCTCCTGGCGGGGCCGGTGTTTGGGATCGAACCGGGCGTGCCCCTGGCGCCCAGGAGCAGCGGGCAGTAG
- the cobU gene encoding bifunctional adenosylcobinamide kinase/adenosylcobinamide-phosphate guanylyltransferase has translation MGRLIFVTGGARSGKSAFAERRALQLAPVKRTYIATAQAFDDEMRERIARHQGERAAGWQTLEEPLNAARALHEAPTPVVLLDCLSLLVSNLLLLDLPAEDILARVQDLIEAGREREGTLIVVSNEVGSGIVPEYPLGRRYRDVLGWANQRMAAAAQEAYLVVAGLPLTLKSEP, from the coding sequence ATGGGCCGCCTGATCTTCGTGACCGGGGGAGCGCGCAGCGGCAAGAGCGCCTTCGCCGAGCGGCGCGCGCTGCAACTCGCGCCCGTGAAGCGCACCTACATCGCCACCGCCCAGGCCTTCGACGACGAGATGCGCGAGCGGATCGCCCGTCACCAGGGCGAACGCGCGGCGGGCTGGCAGACGCTGGAGGAGCCACTGAACGCCGCCCGCGCCCTGCATGAAGCGCCCACCCCGGTGGTGCTGCTCGACTGCCTGTCGCTGCTGGTGTCCAACCTGCTGCTGCTGGACCTGCCTGCCGAGGACATCCTGGCGCGCGTGCAGGACCTCATCGAGGCCGGACGGGAGCGGGAAGGCACACTCATCGTCGTCTCGAACGAGGTCGGTTCGGGCATCGTGCCCGAGTACCCCCTGGGGCGCCGGTACCGCGATGTGCTGGGCTGGGCCAACCAGCGCATGGCCGCCGCCGCGCAGGAAGCGTATCTGGTCGTGGCGGGTTTGCCACTCACGCTGAAATCCGAACCGTAG